The sequence CAGCCTTTTATTCTGGCTCATCATATCAGAATAACAGGCATTTAATCTGTTGACAGTTTCGCGAATATGGAGCTTTTTAATGACAAATTCAGAAGCGTTATTGCCCATGTGGATTCTCTTGTCCGCATTATCTTTTAGCCACCTTAATGCAGTTCCGTATTCTTCGATACTGTTTACTATTATTCCTGTTTCCATATGCCTTACCATGTATTTTTCGGTACATTGATTCAGAACAACCGGAACAACTCCTGCCGCCATGGCTTCAAGCAACGCATTTTCAGCAGTTCCGTAGTGCATTGGATTTAGGGGATACCCAAATACATCAAATTCAGCAAACTTTTCTTTCACATCCAGGGCGTAACCTTCAAATATAACCTTGTTGCGTACAAGCTTGGAATTTTGAACATCTTTAATCAATTCTTTCCCGTATGCTGTATCACCTACTACTTTAAAACATATGTCAGGGATGTCGGCAGCAGCTTCCAGAAACCTTACAAAATCAGGGTGTGTTTTGGAATAGCTTAAAAAACCTATATAGCCGACATTATAACCGTGATGTGGCTTTTTCTTTACAGGAGCATCAAAATCTATTCCAGAGCTTACTATTATTTCTACTCTTTTCATGACTTCTTCTTTTTCTTCATTTGACCAATACTCATTTTCAAATGAAAAGGGAGTGGAAAACACAAATTTATCTGCACATTTAATAAGTTCATATTTTATATACGGATAGGTACAGCCTGAAACATGACTCCAAATCAGCAATCTGCATTCTATATCATTAAAATAATTATGCATAAACGCAGAGGTTAGAGGATGATGCCACCAATCCACTTCGACAATGTCAGCCTCTTGTAATATTTGTTTTAGACAGCATTGGTTTTGCAGGAAAACTTTTATGCTGTGTTCTTTCAGTAACTGTTCAAAATGAGAATTCTCGGTTTTTTCCAGCGTAACAATAACATGTTCAACTTCTTTTTCAATTTGCGAATATATAGCTATACTCGAAAGTATTCTTCCAATTCCTCCGCCTAAATGTGCAGTTATGTGCACAACCTTTATCATTATCTTACCTCTTTCTCCTAAAAGGCATATAATACTGTTTCTAACCCCATAAAGTTATAGCTTCTTAAATAAAATTTATATCCACTGTAGTAACTGTGGATTAGCAAAGGTATATTCCAAATGTCTGATAAGGAATGATATACACAAATTGCAAGTTGAGGACGGTACTTGACAATTGTATTTTTACAACCTTTTAATGCATTTAATTCTGCACCCTCAATATCCATTTTTATAAAAGTAGGTCTGATGTTTTTCAGAACATCATCAATTGCTACACACTGTATCATATCATTTCCGCCGGAATCTATTTTACATGCAGAGGGAGCATCCGAAGAAGTACTAAATCGTAATTTTGCAAATTCTGAATGAACTCCGCAAGGAAATATAACAGAGGATTCTATTATTTTGATATTATCAATATAATTCTTTATTTTTTTACATAATTCATTTTGCGGCTCAAATACAATAACATTCTTGATATTTACATTATGCTCAACTAAATTTTTAATTGTATCTCCGTCAAATCCTCCACAATCAATGAAGGTACTATAATCTTTATTGTATTCTATATCCTTTGCTAAATATTGTCCTGTAATATCTTCCGGGTCGTCAAATTGTGTAAAATCCATTGTCAAATGTGCTTTTATATAATCTATATATAATTTCTGGTCTTTAGGTCCTTCAAGCAATTGAAAAGCGTCAATAATCTTTTGCCTGTCTTTCCCTATCAGGTCTAACTTGTTATAGGAGCCATCAAACAAATGTTCATAAAACGCCACGCTATTTATTTTTGAAAAGTTTATTTCATGAAGTGCAAACACATTTTTAAACCCCAATAAATGTAATGAACTTTTGATTTCTTTTACAGTATTTAAAGAAAATAATGCGGATAAGATGACAATGCCATTTTCTTTATACTTATTTAGCTTTTCGCTTTGAGGTAAGTAAACTTCCACCTCATAAGCTGATTTATCCAAATTTTCATTTCTATCTATAAAACCAACAATATTAAGTTTGTTATTTTTTAAATTTTGATATAATCTTTTACCTATATTTCCTGCTCCATAAAGTAAGATGCTTTTACCTTCTAATTCTACAAATTTTCCTTTTTCATCATCCAAATTACCTTTTTCAAAATCATCCAATAATCGTACTAATTCAGACAACATTTATAATACACCTCATCTACATATTAGATATTATAAGAAATCGTTAGCTTTTGTTTCATGTTTAAAATATTAAACTAATTTTCAAAAAATTGTCAGTACATAGAACTAAAACAGAGATGATTCCAAGGATTACTAAATAGTTTATTGCCTTCTTCTATTGATATAGTTTTAGTAAATCAGATGCATACTCATCCAGTATATCTTCTTTAAACATACCGTACTTATATTGCTGACACTTTGCACATACTCGGTTATTTTCTTTTTTAGACTGCAATTGTAGCCTTCTGAAGCTATTCATAACATCTCCGTTCCAGATTTGCACCAGACTTTGTTTTAAGCAGTCCCCAACAACTATTGGTTTTTCTACGGTACAACACGGTATGCATTTTCCGTCAGGATATATCTGCAAACTATAAAATGGTTGCGGGCAAATATTGGTATTGGGTACTTGGTTACCGTTCATCGTAACATAAAATTCATTTTGGTTAAAAGTGTCTGTATAATTTATTTTGTCAACAAATGGACATAAATGTTCTATTGCAATGATATCACATATGTCACCAAACATATTGAAAAATTCTTCTTGCTGACCGTCATCCAATATTTCATCGATAACTTTAATATATAACTTTGTATTTCCTCTATTATCATAAAAGTATTTTATGTTATTATAAAATTCATCAAAATCAATATCTATACCGGCTTCTCTTTTATACTGTTCTTCATTAATGCCCTGAAGGGAAATACGCAATACTGTAAGCCCGGCATCAACCAATTCATGTGTGAGCTCTTTTGTTAACATTGACCCGTTTGTGACAATATCTATTCCTTCTGCAACGCCCTTTTGATTGGCATATGCCACCATCTTGCCGATGTCTTTATGCAACAAGGGTTCTCCTAATCCTGAAAGATGCAACATTTTAACCTTGTGCGGGAATTTTAATATATCGTCAATACATTTTTTATATGTTTCCCATGGCATGGTAATTGTATCTGAAATGAATTCTCTTTCGTCTTTTTCCAATGAATGAAGACAATATTTACACCTAAAATTGCAAGCATATATAGGGAAAATAGTTATTGAGTATGGAGTATCCAGCGGCAACTTACTTGCCAACATTTCTCTCTTTCCGTTTACTGCCTGTCCGTTTATTTTTTTTGCTTTCATAGCTGTTTCTTCCTTCCCTGTAGTATTATTATATTTATTAATATTTGCTGTCATTTTTACTTTTTTATATAAATTAAATATTCGTTTATATATAAATGTCCTAAGCTGTTGGGAGAAATTCCAACTGAACTTGCTGTATTGTTCACAAATGTATTAATACTATTGTCAACATTATAGGTGATGCCGGATAATTTAACATCTGATATGTTTTTTTGATTTAGAAATGCAATTACATCGTCTATAGACAAGTGTATCAACAATTCTTCAAAGAAATTTTGTTTATGTCCATATAGTGATAATAAAGTTCTTATTTCAAGTGTATTTTTTAACTTTATCACAGCTTGTCCGCTTGGTTGGAGCAAATCTATGATATTTTCCAACAACTTAAACGGTTCTTTATAAGAATTGAGTGCTTCGCCCAAAATGATATAGTCAAAACTATCTTTAACATAATATTCATTTAAGAACTCTATTCTGTCGCAATTAACATTTCCTTCACATGTATGAAGCAAATCATTATAATACTTTGCTTTTGTTGTAAATGCATATAATTTAATATTATCAGCGCCGTTAAATCTCAACTTATTTTTAATTTCTAAAATAGGAATTCCACACTTTGTGTCTATTCCCAATACGTTGTTTTCACCGTTGGAATTTTCATATGAAGCCATATTTATTAATGGGGTTTCAAAATTGAGTAAGTCTTCCCAGGAATCAATCCCATAGTATTTGTCTTTGAAATTTTTTCTGCCATTTCTTAAAGATTGTTTGGTTGTTTCAGGATCCTTATCTTCCATGTTAAAAACAGCATGGTCATGATGAATAAAGGTATCTCCGCATAAAACGAGTTTATATCCGGCTCGGGTTACCCTAAAAGCAAAATCGTCATCGGAAAATTCGTGAAAAAATCCCGGGTCATATTTACCGATTTGGTCCAATGCATCTTTTCTGTAACATGCAAGTACACCTACAATCCTTTTTCTTTCCATCCACTTTCTAGGATCAGACTTGTTGAATTGCGATGCTACAATTTCCATTTCTTCCAGACTGCTAAACTTAAGACCTGGGTCCTGATTGTTGCTCATGTTTGATGACATGGGTGAAACATAAGCTATTCTGTCATCCGATTCAATACACTTTAGCAAATTATCAAGCCAATTTTCTGTAACATAAGCATCGTTTGTCATGGCAACATAGTATTTGCACTTCGCCATATCTATTATTAGATTTGCAGCAAAAAAGGCACCTAAATTTTTTGTAATTCTAACTATTTTTTTCTTGGGGTAGTCAATAGATTTAAAAAATTCAAAAGTTCCGTCGGTTGAACCATTATCGCATAGGATTAATTCGAAATCTATGTGACTGGTATATTTGAATAAATACTCAATACATTTCTTCGTTTTTTCCAATCTGTTATATGCTATTATAGATATGGCTATCTGATTGTTAAAGACTTTATAACTATCCGCAAAATTTCTTCTGGTTTCATACAAGGTATTGCCCGGTTTTGGTGCTTCTATCATGCTTGTGTCAACAATTATTATATTATCTTCCATATAACTTAATTCCTCCTGTCTAAAAGTGTATCCTGACAGACAAATTTTAGCTGTTTTGTTCAATCCATTTTATTGTCTTTTTTATTCCCTCCATAAAATCAACTTCACATTTAAAATCAGTATCTTCATATAAAGCATTTGTATCGAATTCCGTGTAATCGAGACTTGCTCCGTAAAAAGGAATTTCTCCGAATCCCAATTCTATGTTTTTATCAATGCAGTTTTTTATATCAATCAGATAATCTTTCAATTTTCTTTGAGTTCTGTTTCCTATATAGTAATTTCCATAGGCTCTGCCTTTCTCCGCAATTGCAATAAATGCCTTTGCCACATCGGTAATGTATATAAAATCATATAACTGCTCTCCGGAAGTAAAGCTTGTTTTTTCATTTTTCAGGAGTTTTCTGATGGTGGAGTTGATTAATCTGGGAGATATTTCACCTTCACCATAGGCATTTGATATAGTACCGGTGACGAAATCAATTCCCAAATCTACTGCCAATGATTTGGCCATATAGTGCGCGGTAAGCTTTGCAGTTCTGTATATATAGTTTTTTACCGGGATGGAGCCATTGATGGGAATGTACTTTATGCTTTCATATTCCATTAAACTGCCTGCATATATAAACCTTTTGCAACCCAGCTCTTTAGCTGTTTTAACTGCTTCGCATGTATATACTACGTTTTGGAGCTGCTTGTGATAGTCTTCTCTGTCAGGTCCTGAAGTGCCTTCCCATGCGAGGTGAAAGAAATAACTGTAGTCGGTTTTCGGTAGGAAGTTTTTAAGATTGCTTATATCTCTCAGATCGCAAACAACAACAGATACATTGCTTAAATCATCAAATTCGGATACTTTATTTTTGTTGCGTATAATGGCGAGAACTTCATATCCTTTTGCAGAAAGTTCCTTCACCAATGATTTTCCAACAAACCCGGATGCACCTGTAATGATTGTTTTTGTCATAATTAAACCTCATTAAATGATATTTTAATGAAACAAACAGCAGCTGGATTTATTTACAATTGTTCAGATTGTGCTATGATTACTTACAATATCGGTTACACATATTTAAAACTTAATATTCTTTTTGAAAAAACATTTTGGTGCATATGGAAATCTCAGGCTCCTTGTAAAATGTTTATATCCTGGATAGAAAATTGAGATTAACTGTATTGATATTTGGATATAGTTATATTAAACTTAAAGAATAGTAAATCTAAAGTTCTGTTTAAAACCTGATTTTTTGATGTCTTATGTAAATGCTGTTCTATGATAACCGGACCGCTGAATTTCAAGCTCAAATAAAATTTTAAAAGGAGCTATGTAAATATGAATCCAGATATAAATGCAAAAGAAAAGGAACTTCTTCGGGAGATACACCAGGCAGTTGTTAAATATTACAATTTCAAGCACAAAAAAGAAGATAAGCCTTACAATCCTGGTGATCGGATACCTTATGGAGGCAGAGTTTTTGACGAGAATGACATTATAAATCTTGTAGATTCTGCATTGGAATTTTGGCTTACCACCGGGAAATACAGTGAACAATTTGAGAAAGATTTTGCTGAATTCTTGGGTGTAAAAACTTGCTCTCTTACAAATTCAGGTTCATCAGCCAATTTGCTGGCCTTTATGGCATTAACTTCACCCAAATTAGGGGACAGGAGAATAAAGAGAGGCGATGAAGTAATTACCGTAGCGGCCGGATTTCCTACGACAGTTGCTCCAATTATTCAATATGGAGCCGTACCTGTTTTTGTTGACGTGGAAATTCCCACCTACAATATTGATTGTTCGCGCCTTGAAGAGGCTCTGTCCGATAAAACAAAGGCTGTAATGGTGGCGCATACTCTCGGTAATCCTTTTGATTTGGAAACGGTTAAAAATTTCTGCGATAAGAATAATTTGTGGCTTATTGAAGACAATTGTGACGCATTAGGTTCCAAATACTTTTATAATAATGAATGGAGATATACAGGGACAATTGGAGACATTGGGACTTCAAGCTTTTATCCGCCCCATCACATGACTATGGGGGAGGGAGGAGCAGTATATACAAATAATACTATGTTGAAAAGATTGATAGAATCCTTTAGAGACTGGGGGAGAGATTGCTGGTGTGCTTCCGGTAAGGATGATACCTGCAAGAACAGATTCAGCCAACAGTTCGGCGAGCTTCCTTACGGTTATGACCACAAATATGTTTATTCGCATTTCGGCTATAATTTAAAAGTTACCGATATGCAGGCGGCAATAGGATGTTCCCAGCTGAAAAAATTGCCTCAGTTTATTGAAATACGGAAAAGAAACTGGAATTTGCTGAAAGACGGGCTTAAAGATCTTCAGGACGTATTTGTGCTTCCTGAACCTACTAAAAATTCAGCTCCCAGTTGGTTTGGATTTATACTGACTGTTAAAGAAAATGCCGGCTTTACAAGGGATGAAATAGTAAGTTATCTCGAATCGAAGAATATCCAAACCAGAATGCTTTTTGCAGGTAATATTTTAAAACATCCGTGCTTTGATGAAATGAGAGCATCGGGTGAGGGCTTTAGAGTTGCAGGCAATTTGAGCAATACCGACAAAATAATGAACAACACGTTTTGGGTTGGTGTATATCCGGGAATAACTGAAGATATGTGTGGTTACATGGTGGA comes from Acetivibrio thermocellus ATCC 27405 and encodes:
- a CDS encoding radical SAM/SPASM domain-containing protein, producing MKAKKINGQAVNGKREMLASKLPLDTPYSITIFPIYACNFRCKYCLHSLEKDEREFISDTITMPWETYKKCIDDILKFPHKVKMLHLSGLGEPLLHKDIGKMVAYANQKGVAEGIDIVTNGSMLTKELTHELVDAGLTVLRISLQGINEEQYKREAGIDIDFDEFYNNIKYFYDNRGNTKLYIKVIDEILDDGQQEEFFNMFGDICDIIAIEHLCPFVDKINYTDTFNQNEFYVTMNGNQVPNTNICPQPFYSLQIYPDGKCIPCCTVEKPIVVGDCLKQSLVQIWNGDVMNSFRRLQLQSKKENNRVCAKCQQYKYGMFKEDILDEYASDLLKLYQ
- a CDS encoding glycosyltransferase family 4 protein, whose amino-acid sequence is MIKVVHITAHLGGGIGRILSSIAIYSQIEKEVEHVIVTLEKTENSHFEQLLKEHSIKVFLQNQCCLKQILQEADIVEVDWWHHPLTSAFMHNYFNDIECRLLIWSHVSGCTYPYIKYELIKCADKFVFSTPFSFENEYWSNEEKEEVMKRVEIIVSSGIDFDAPVKKKPHHGYNVGYIGFLSYSKTHPDFVRFLEAAADIPDICFKVVGDTAYGKELIKDVQNSKLVRNKVIFEGYALDVKEKFAEFDVFGYPLNPMHYGTAENALLEAMAAGVVPVVLNQCTEKYMVRHMETGIIVNSIEEYGTALRWLKDNADKRIHMGNNASEFVIKKLHIRETVNRLNACYSDMMSQNKRLHDIYSAIGTNPYEWFVSAYWGDVNCLEGNSFAETKGSAKHYLRYFPEDKILRKVVETNESRI
- a CDS encoding NAD-dependent epimerase/dehydratase family protein — encoded protein: MTKTIITGASGFVGKSLVKELSAKGYEVLAIIRNKNKVSEFDDLSNVSVVVCDLRDISNLKNFLPKTDYSYFFHLAWEGTSGPDREDYHKQLQNVVYTCEAVKTAKELGCKRFIYAGSLMEYESIKYIPINGSIPVKNYIYRTAKLTAHYMAKSLAVDLGIDFVTGTISNAYGEGEISPRLINSTIRKLLKNEKTSFTSGEQLYDFIYITDVAKAFIAIAEKGRAYGNYYIGNRTQRKLKDYLIDIKNCIDKNIELGFGEIPFYGASLDYTEFDTNALYEDTDFKCEVDFMEGIKKTIKWIEQNS
- a CDS encoding glycosyltransferase family 2 protein produces the protein MEDNIIIVDTSMIEAPKPGNTLYETRRNFADSYKVFNNQIAISIIAYNRLEKTKKCIEYLFKYTSHIDFELILCDNGSTDGTFEFFKSIDYPKKKIVRITKNLGAFFAANLIIDMAKCKYYVAMTNDAYVTENWLDNLLKCIESDDRIAYVSPMSSNMSNNQDPGLKFSSLEEMEIVASQFNKSDPRKWMERKRIVGVLACYRKDALDQIGKYDPGFFHEFSDDDFAFRVTRAGYKLVLCGDTFIHHDHAVFNMEDKDPETTKQSLRNGRKNFKDKYYGIDSWEDLLNFETPLINMASYENSNGENNVLGIDTKCGIPILEIKNKLRFNGADNIKLYAFTTKAKYYNDLLHTCEGNVNCDRIEFLNEYYVKDSFDYIILGEALNSYKEPFKLLENIIDLLQPSGQAVIKLKNTLEIRTLLSLYGHKQNFFEELLIHLSIDDVIAFLNQKNISDVKLSGITYNVDNSINTFVNNTASSVGISPNSLGHLYINEYLIYIKK
- a CDS encoding FkbM family methyltransferase, whose amino-acid sequence is MLSELVRLLDDFEKGNLDDEKGKFVELEGKSILLYGAGNIGKRLYQNLKNNKLNIVGFIDRNENLDKSAYEVEVYLPQSEKLNKYKENGIVILSALFSLNTVKEIKSSLHLLGFKNVFALHEINFSKINSVAFYEHLFDGSYNKLDLIGKDRQKIIDAFQLLEGPKDQKLYIDYIKAHLTMDFTQFDDPEDITGQYLAKDIEYNKDYSTFIDCGGFDGDTIKNLVEHNVNIKNVIVFEPQNELCKKIKNYIDNIKIIESSVIFPCGVHSEFAKLRFSTSSDAPSACKIDSGGNDMIQCVAIDDVLKNIRPTFIKMDIEGAELNALKGCKNTIVKYRPQLAICVYHSLSDIWNIPLLIHSYYSGYKFYLRSYNFMGLETVLYAF
- the rfbH gene encoding lipopolysaccharide biosynthesis protein RfbH codes for the protein MNPDINAKEKELLREIHQAVVKYYNFKHKKEDKPYNPGDRIPYGGRVFDENDIINLVDSALEFWLTTGKYSEQFEKDFAEFLGVKTCSLTNSGSSANLLAFMALTSPKLGDRRIKRGDEVITVAAGFPTTVAPIIQYGAVPVFVDVEIPTYNIDCSRLEEALSDKTKAVMVAHTLGNPFDLETVKNFCDKNNLWLIEDNCDALGSKYFYNNEWRYTGTIGDIGTSSFYPPHHMTMGEGGAVYTNNTMLKRLIESFRDWGRDCWCASGKDDTCKNRFSQQFGELPYGYDHKYVYSHFGYNLKVTDMQAAIGCSQLKKLPQFIEIRKRNWNLLKDGLKDLQDVFVLPEPTKNSAPSWFGFILTVKENAGFTRDEIVSYLESKNIQTRMLFAGNILKHPCFDEMRASGEGFRVAGNLSNTDKIMNNTFWVGVYPGITEDMCGYMVEQIKSFVNSKSRRKL